AAATTCTATTCTAAGATAAAGGAGGGAGCAACGTGATCGTACTCGTTGCGGCTGGAATTCTTGGATTCATAATGGCATTCTCTATAGGTGCCAATGATGTTGCGAATTCTATGGCAACGGCTGTTGGGGCCAGAGCGATCACGGTTAGGCAAGCTGCCTTTATAGCAATGTTTCTCGAGTTTCTAGGGGCTGTGATGTTTGGTGCTCATGTTTCGCAGACAATAGTGAAGGGAATCGTAAAAGTCGAAATGGTACAACCGGTGGAGCTGATGTATGGTGCCCTCTCTGCTTTACTTGCGGCGTCTCTGTGGATTTTGATAGCGACGAATTGGGGCTATCCTGTGTCTACCACCCATTCTATCGTTGGTGGAATGATAGGATTTGGTCTTGTAGCAACTGGTTTCACTGGCATAAACTGGAAAACATTTTTTTTCATAGTGCTCTCTTGGATCATCTCTCCCCTTTTAGGAGGGGCTTTGTCTTTTGTGATTTTTAAAATAATATCACTCACCATCTTTCACACTAAAAATCCGAAAAAATCTTCGGTTTTCACTGTTCCATTCTTCATATCTCTCGCGGTTTTCACCATGATCTCTCTTTTCATACGGAAAACTTTGAAACAGTCCCTAAACGAGTCAATAATTTTGGCCATCGTTTCTGCAGCCATAGTTTTCTTTGTAGTACACGCTTTGGTAAAAAAATTGATTCAGAAGGGGAAAAATGAATACGATCTGGTGGAAGATGTCTTCAAAAGGGCCCAGATATTGACTTCGTGTTATGTTTCCTTTTCTCATGGTGCAAACGATGTGGCGAACGCTGCTGGTCCTGTAGCAGCTGTTATGATTGTTGCATCAACTGGAGTGATTCCTAAGACGGTGGAAATACCTCTCTTGGCTCTCGTTTTGGGAGGAATAGGGATTTCCATGGGTGTTTATTTCATGGGACAAAAGGTCATGGAAACGGTGGGAGAAAAAATCACAACCTTAACTAACTCAAGGGGATTTACTGTTGATTTTTCAACAGCAACAACCGTTCTTCTTGCTTCCTCTCTCGGGCTACCGATTTCTACAACTCACGTTGTTGTTGGAGCGGTTACCGGTGTGGGGTTAGCAAGAGGGCTTGAAGTGGTGAATGTTGGTATTTTGAAAAACATCATTATATCATGGTTTCTTATAGTCCCGACTGTTGCAGCAACGTCCGCTGGAATATATTACGTTTTGAAACTCGTATTAAAATTCTAATGGGGGTGTGATTATGAAAGTCATAACTACAACGCTCGAGCTTAAGGATAAAGTAACAATGGCCTCTAAGGCTTTGGCTAAAAAATCGGTAAAACCCATTCTTGCAGGTTTTCTTTTCGAAGTGAAAGACGGTAGTTTTTATATCTGTGCGACAGATCTCGAAACAGGTGTTAGAGCGAATGTGAACGCTGTTGAAATCTCCGGAGAAGCACGTTTTGTGGTGCCGGGGGACATATTTCAAAAGCTTGTCAAGGTTTTGAGCGAGGATACTACAGAGCTCTCTTTGGAAGGAGATACTTTGGTCATAACTTCGGGTAGCACCGTTTTCAGGGTTACGACCATGCCTGCCGATGAATTTCCAGATATCTCACCTGCAGAATCAGGAATCTCTTTCGAAGTCGACACTTCGCTTCTCGAAGAAATGGTCGAGAAAGTAATATTTGCAGCTGCAACTGATGAATTCATGAGAAATTTGAATGGTGTTTTCTGGGAACTCCACAAGAATCTACTCAGACTCGTGGCGAGCGATGGTTTCAGACTCGCACTGGCAGAGGAACAAATAGAAAACGAAGAAGAGACGAACTTTTTGCTTTCTCTCAAGAGCATGAAAGAGGTCCAAAATATCTTGAAAAATACAACAGAACCATCCGTTACGATAAGGTACGATGGAAGGAGAGCTTCTTTAACAACCAACGACGTAGAAACCGTCATGAGAGTGGTGGATGCCGAATTTCCGGATTATAAAAGGGTGATACCAGAAACTTTCAAGACGAAGGTAATCGTTTCGAAAAAATCTCTTCAAGAGTCTTTGAAAAGAATCATGGTGATCGCGAGTAAGGGTTCGGAATCAGTGAAATTAGAAATAGAAGAGAGTACGATGAAACTTATGAGTAAGAATCCGGAATATGGAGAAGTCGTAGACGAGTTGGAGATACAAAAAGAAGGTGAAGATCTGGTGATCGCTTTTAACCCGAAATTTATCTCTGACGTCTTGAGACACATCGAAACAGAGGAAATAGAAATGAATTTCGTCGATTCGACCAGTCCTTGTCAAATAAATCCTCTTGACATTTCTGGGTATCTATATATAGTCATGCCCATAAGACTCGCATGAGGTGATGGAATTTGAGGCCTGATGATGATAGGATCTACGATGTTATCGTCGTAGGAGCTGGGCATGCTGGAATAGAAGCGGCCCTCGCTGCCGCTCGAATGGGGTTTAGAGTTCTCGTACTCACAGTGAATCCAGATACTGTGGGATGGGCTCCGTGCAATCCCGCTATAGGAGGTCCAGCGAAAGGAGTTGTGGTTCGTGAAATAGATGCTTTGGGTGGAGAAATGGCCAAAACCACAGATGAAACGATGATCAACGTTCGCATGCTGAATGTGAGTAAGGGACCTGCTGTGAGAGCTTTGAGAGCGCAGATAGACAAAATTTCCTACAGTCGTACCATGAAAAGAAAATTAGAAACGCATCCAAACATTGTCCTAAGACACGGAATAGTTGAAAAGTTACTGGTGGAGAACGGAAAGGTGAAAGGTGTTGTTGACAATTACGGCATAGATTATTTGGGAAAAGCGGTGATAATCACAACAGGTACTTTCTTGAGAGGGAAGATATTCATCGGTAGATCTGTTTTCCCTGCAGGTAGAATGGGGGAGTTCCCTGCCACTAAACTCACTCAGAGTCTCATCGAACTTGGGTTCGATGTGGGAAGGTTCAAAACCGGTACACCGGCTCGTGTTTTGAAAAGGAGTATAAACTTTTCCATCATGGAAAGACAGGACACTTCCGATGAGCCCCTTGCCTTTTCTTTTTTCAACGAACCAAAGATCTTGCCGAAAGATTATCCATGCTGGCTCACTCGCACTAATCCTGAGACTCACAGTGTAATAAGACAATATCTTGAATTTTCTCCTCTCTACGGTTCCGTCAAGCTAATAGAGGGAATCGGGCCAAGGTATTGTCCGTCCATAGAAGATAAAGTTATCAAATTCAGAGATAAGGAATCTCATCAAGTTTTCGTTGAACCAGAAGGAAAAGATACCGAAGAGTACTATCTGAACGGTTTAAGCACCAGCCTCCCTTACGAAGCTCAAATAAAGATGATCAGAAGCGTTAGAGGCCTTGAAAAAGCTATTATAACCCGTCCAGCGTACGCTATAGAGTACGATTACATAGATCCAAGACAGCTCTACCCAACACTCGAATCGAAAATTGTAGAGAATCTTTTCTTCGCCGGTCAAGTCAACGGTACGAGTGGATACGAGGAAGCAGCTGGTCAGGGCTTAATAGCGGGAATAAACGCTGCCTTGAAACTACGAGGAGAACCCCCTCTCATTTTGAAACGTTCAGAGGCTTACATAGGTGTTCTAATAGACGATCTGGTGACCAAAGGTGTTGATGAACCTTACCGTCTTCTTACTTCGAGAGCGGAATACCGTCTTCTTTTAAGGCATGATAATGCACACCTTCGTCTAACAAAATATGGTTACCGCGTTGGTCTGATACCGAAATGGTTTTACGAAAAAGTTCTGAACCTTGAGATGAAAGTTAAAGGGGAAATGGAACGTCTGAAAAAAGTGATCGTGAAACCTTCCGATAGAGTCAACGAAATCCTGGTCGAAGTCGGAACGAGTTCCTTGAAAGAAGCAGTTTCCCTCTATCAGTTGTTGAAACGGCCCGAGTTGAAGTACGAAGTCCTGAAACAACTCGATCCAAATCCCATTGAAGATCCGGAAGTTGTGGAGCAAGTGGAAATCAACGTGAAGTACGAGGGATATATACAGAAAATGTTCGAAGAAGTGTCTATTTTCGAGAAGTACGAGAATTTTCAAATTCCTCCGAATATAGATTATGACACTGTTCCAAATCTTTCTACCGAAGCTCGTGATAAATTGAAGAAAGTGAAACCAAGATCAATAGGTCAAGCAATGAGAATACCGGGTATAAACCCGTCCGATATTTCTAATCTCATAGTCTATCTGGACGGGAAGAAACGATGAGGTTGGATAGGTATCTCTCTAACAGAGGAATAGGTACAAGAAAAGAAGTTAAAAAGCTGATAAAGCAAGGCAGGGTGATTGTAAACGATAAGGTTGTTCAAAAACCTGACTACAAGCTTTCAAAAAATGATGTTGTGAAACTCGATGGGAAAGTTGTAGATTTGCCTGATAAGGTTTATATACTTTTTTACAAACCGGCAGGATATGTGACGAGTACAAAAGATCCTCATGCTGAAACCATTATGGAATTTTTGCCGCCAATAAAAGGTATCTTCCCCGTTGGAAGATTGGACAAAGATGCGGAGGGACTACTTCTTGTTACAAACGATGGACAGCTTGCTCATCGAATCATCTCACCGAAGTGGTCTGTTGAGAAAGAATATATAGTCAGAGTGGATGGTGAAATAACTGAAAACAAGTTAGAAAAGTTGACCAAAGGTGTGATTTTGAAGGATGGTTTCTTTGCAAAGGCAAAGTTTGTGGAAAGGCTTTCGAGCGATACTCTGAGGATGGTCATAACGGAGGGGAAGTATCATCAGGTGAAGAGAATGACCGCTGCTGTCGGGTTGAGGACCATTCGTTTGAAAAGAGTGAGAATAGGGAACTTGATTTTACCGGAGGATATGAAACCCGGTGAGTACAGGTTTCTGACCGAAGAGGAGGTGAAGACGATTTTTGAAGAGAAAAATTGAAAGAAAGATAAGACTCGCTCCCAGTGAACCGGGTGTTTACCTTTTCAAAAAAGAGAATGTCCCCATATATATAGGGAAAGCGAAGAATCTTTCTGCAAGATTGAAAAGTTACCTTACTCCTTCCACAGAAAAGGTTAGAAATATCGTAGAAGAATCCGATGATCTTGAAATGATAGTTGTTGCAAGTGAGAAAGAAGCCTTCCTTTTGGAAGCCAATCTTATAAGAAAACACAAACCGAAGTACAACGTTCGACTCAAAGACACTGAGTTTTACCCCTACATTCGAATATCGAACGATAGGATTCCGTACGTGGAAATTGTTAAAAGAAAGCTGAAAGATGGTTTATACTTCGGTCCCTATACGAACACTCGTTTTGTCAAAGAATTGTTGGAAGTTCTTCAAAAAATATTCGGCTTCAGAACATGTAGATCCGATTTGAAAAGAATCAAAAGACCTTGTTTTCTTTACCATCTTGGGCAATGTGTTGGGCCTTGTATTGGAAATCTTGGAGAGCATGATAAAGCTATACACAAGCTCAAAGAATTTCTGTCGGGTAGAATAAGGGAAGTTTTGGATTATCTACAGAGAAAGATGGAGACTCACGCCAAGATGTTGGATTTTGAAAATGCTACAAAATACAGGGATCTCCTTTTTAATCTTTCCAACGTGTTGGAGTCTCAGGGAGTAACCTTCAGTGAAAACATCAATTGCGACGTCGTAGTTCACGATCACGATTTGTTCGTTGTTCTCAGAATCAGGGAAGGTTATCTCATGGGAAAAGTTTCTTTTGAAATGGAAGGAGGAGGGATAGAGGATTTTATAAGGGAATACTATGTTTTCGGAAGAGGAGATATTCCGGAGAGTTTGATAGTGGAAGAAAATTTGAATGGAATGGATTACACTTCTTTGGGATTCCATTACGTGGGGAAACCACGATCTCAAATTGAAGAAGAACTTCTGATAAAGGCAAAAAAGAATTTGGAAAACGATCTGAGTTTGAGAGGTTTGAAACGAGAAGCACTGAAAGAATTGATGAAGCTCATCAACATGGAAGATTTCCCTTATAGGATAGAGGGAATAGATATTTCTCATCTCCAAGGAAAATATACTGTTGCTTCTCTCGTGGTCTTTGAAGATGGTTTTCCAAAAAAGAATGATTACAGGCGATACAGGCTGAATTTAGATCATCCAAACGATTATGAGGCAATAAGAAAAGTGGTGAAGAGGCGTTACAGTAAGTATCCCCTTCCAAACTTGATTTTTGTTGATGGAGGAAAAGGTCAAGTTAAAGCTGTTCTAGATGCTTTGAAAGATCTGAAAAAGGATTGTCCTGTTGTTGGTCTTGCAAAAAAAGAAGAAATAGTAGTTGTTAAAGAGAAAGAATTGGCTCTTCCTTTAGACCATCCGGCTTTGAGACTTCTTGTTCAAATAAGAGACGAAACACATCGATTTGCTGTTGGTTATCACAGAAAGAGAAGAGAAAAAGATTCTTTGAAATCTATTTTGGACGAAATACCAGGTCTCGGGCCTGTCAGAAAAAAGAAGCTTCTGGAACATTTCGGATCCGTTGAAAACGTTCGGAACGCCTCTGTAGAAGAAATAGCAAGGGTAATAGGAAGTAATGTGATCGCAAAAAGAATTTTGGAAAAACTCTAATGTAAACTTTTAGTAAAAAATCTGATTTATTTCCTCAAATCACAGAAACCGCTTGTAATGGGTGGTTCTGAACTTGTCACTTCTGAAATGCTTTTGTATAGGGACTTGAAAACCCCCGCGACAAAATGGTATATTTACAAGCAGTGAAAGGGACGCTTCACAACCCTAGAAAGGAGGGGGTTTCATGAACAAGAAGGAACTTATTGACAGAGTGGCAAAGAAGGCAGGTGCAAAGAAGAAAGATGTTAGGGAGATTCTCGATGCGATTCTTGAAACGATCACAGAAGCACTTTCAAAAGGCGAGAAAGTTCAGCTCGTAGGTTTCGGAAGCTTTGAAGTCAGAAAAGCTGCTGCCAGAAAAGGTGTGAATCCTCAGACGAAGAAGCCCATTACCATTCCTGAGAGAAAAGTTCCAAAGTTCAGACCTGGGAAAGCCCTCAAAGAGAAGGTTAAGTGATAGGGGAAGGGGACTCCTTCCCCTTTTCTTCACTTTCCAACACAGAAAGTTGAGAATATCGTGTCTAGAAGATCTTCCCTGAAACTTCTTCCCGTCACTTCATCCAATAGTTGCAAAGCTCTTTCTAGATCTATAGAGACCAAGTCGATTGGGAACCCGTTTTCTAACGATGAAAGAGCATTTTCAAGGTGTTTTTTCACGTTTTCGAGTAGTTGCTTTTGTCTGAAGTTGGTTATCAAAGAATCGCTACCTTTTTCGAAAATCTCCTGGGTTTCCTTGTAAATGGCTTCCTCCAGTTTTTCGAGACCTTCTCCTTTTAAGGCAGAAATTTTCACCACGTGTTTGTTCGTTCCAAGCTTCCTTTTTAATTCTTCCTCGTCTACCCTTTCAATAACATCTACTTTGTTTATTACCACCAAATAACGTTTGTCTTTTATCTTGTCAATGATCCTGCGATCTTCATCATCCAAAGGAGTGGAAGCATCTAGCATAAAAAGGATAATATCAGCTTTCTCTATCTCTTGAAGAGTTCTCTCAATTCCCAATTTTTCTACCAAATCACTCGTTTCGGATCTTACACCTGCAGTATCAACGATTTTGAATAAAATGCTCCCTATGACAATTTCTTCACTTATCACATCCCTTGTGGTTCCTGGTATGTCGGTAACAATCGCCCTGTCCTCTTTCAAAAGACGGTTCAAAAGTGTAGATTTACCTACGTTCGGTTTTCCAACGATCACCATTCTGAGTCCTCTGTTCAATAGAATACCGGCAGTAGCTTTTTCTAGTTGTTCTGTCAGTTTTTTGTGTACTTCCTTTATTTTAGATCTTACTTTCTCGGAATCTGTTTCTACCTCATCCGGATAATCTAATTCCACTCTGATTTCCGCAAGAATATTTATAAGTTCTTGCCTTAAGTTTTCAACGAAATTCTTCAAACTCCCTTTCAGATTTCTCAAGGATAATTTCAATCCCATTTCACTTTTTGCTTCGATCAAATCTCTCACAGCTTCAGCAGAAGTGAGATCCATCTTTCCGTTCAAAAAAGCGCGTTTGGTGAATTCACCGGGTTCTGCCATTCTAGATCCAGCATTTATGAGCAAATCAAGAAGCTTTTTCACGATGAGCGGGCCACCATGACACATGATCTCCACCATGTCTTCTCCTGTGTAACTTTTGGGGCTCTTGTAGAATATCGCTATTACTTCGTCTAGGTCTTCTCCCCTTTCGTGTATCCAACCATGGATAGCTTTCCTGGGAGTGATCTTTGACCCCGTTCGAAAATGCTTTTTTACGATCTCCCAACTGGATGGCCCACTCAGTCTAAGTATGGCTATCGCACCTTTCCCTTGTGGAGTTGCTACAGCAACGATCGTGTCCACAATCTCATCTCCCTATAGATTTCAGTATCTTAACTGCTTCAGAAGCATTTTTGGCGTAATAGTCTGCTCCCAACTCTTTTGCAAGTTTTTCGTTCAAAGAGGCACCACCCACAATAACTGGTACTTTCAGACCCTTTTCTTTAAGTTTTTCTACTACCTCTTTGATCTTTCCTACGGTGGTTGTCATCATGGCGGAAAGTCCGAGGGCAACAGGTTTTTCCTTTTCCACTGTCTCCACTATTTTCTCGGTTTCAACATCTTTTCCCAAATCTATCACGCGATATCCGCTACTTCTGATAACAGAGGCAACGATGTTTTTTCCAATATCGTGCACATCACCTTTCACGGTTGCTATCACAAAAGTTGCTCCTTGATTGTCGGCTGGCAATAACGAAGTTAGTTTATCGAAAACAGGTTTCACAGTTTGGGCTGCCAATATGAGTTGTGGTAGAAAGATTTTTCCTTTGTCATAAAGTTCCCCCACTCGTTCCATGGCAGGTCTTAAAAGATCTTCTATCACTGAAAGGGGATCTTTCTCTTTCAGAGCCTCTTCTACTATTTTTTCTAACTCCTCTCTTTTCCCTGAGAGAATGGCGTCAACAATCTTGTCTTCTTTAACTTGTGTTTTCGGAAGTTCCTTTTTTCCAAGAATCACGAGTGTGCTGTTCAGTATTTTCATCATCATCTCATCTAAGGGGTTCATAATCGCAGAAGACAATCCTTTTGAAACTCCCAAAACAAGAAAAGATGTGTTGTAAAAACTCCTGTCTGGCATTCCAAAAGACAAATTGGATAATCCTACAGTGGTTTTGAAACCTAATTCTGAAAGAAACTCTATTGTCTTTAAAACCTCTTGAGGTCTACCATCAGCTCCCAAGGGAAGCACTCCAGGATCGAATATTACCCTCTCAACAAAGTTATTTTCTTCCAGTATTTTGAGAGCTTTCTCAAAGTTTTTTTTCCTCTCTTCGAAAGTCTTTGGTACGTCTTTTCCCATGAGAAGCACGACAAGTATTCCTCCATACTTTCTCAACAATTCTATTTTCTTTTCGATTTCTTTTTCTTCGACCTTTGAGGAATTGAAAAGAGGTCTTCCGGGATATACTTTTAGTGCTTTTTCCACGAGATGTATGTCCTGAATATCCAGCGAGAGAGGAGCGTTCGTAGTGTAGGGAATCGATTGTACGATTTTTTTAACGTATTCTGGATTTATTTGAGACTCTATTCCAAAGTTGATATCAAGAACTTCTGCGCCGTTTTCTACCTGAGATTTTGCTTCGTCTGCTACAATTTTTTCATCTCCTTCTAGCATTTTCTTCCAAAGTTTCTTACGACCGGCTGGATTTATTCTCTCACCTATCACCACGAAATGATCGAACACTACGAGTTTCGAGGGAGAAGAAATTGCAAATATTTTTTTCTTCACTCTCTGAAGAGGTTTCCTATTCCCAAGAACTTTCCTGAAGAGTTTCACGTGTTGTGGGGTGGTTCCACAGCATCCCCCAAATATGTTCACACCCGATTCGTAATAAGAATCTATGTGAAGAGCAAAATCTTCAGGTTTGAGTGGGTAGACGGTTCTTCCATTTTCTACGATAGGTTTCCCGGCGTTCGGTTCTACGACCAGGAATTTATCAGTGTATTGGGAAAGTTCTTGAAAAATAGGTAAGATCTCTTCCGGACCAAGTGAACAGTTTATTCCTAAAGCATCAACATCCATTTCATCGAAAGTAAGAGCAAAGTTAACAGGATCTGTTCCCGTAAGGCTTCTACCGTTTTCGTCGAACGTCATATGTGCCACTAGAAAAACTTCTTTTGAAATATCTCTTGTTGCGAGGACGGCTGCCTTCAATTCCAAAATATCTGAAAAGGTTTCGAAAATGATACCATCCACACCTTCTTCCACCATGATCTTCACAGTTTCTTTGTAGTTTTCATAGAATTGCTCAAACAGTGTCTCTCCCAACGGATATGGAAGTTCACCTGTGGGACCTATGTCCCCGAATACGAGCTTTTCACCGGCCGCTTTTCTCGCTATTCTCACCGCATTTCTTACAATGGATTCCAGTTTGCTTTCAAGTCCGTGTTTCTTGAGTTTCATTCTTGTTGCACCAAAGGTGTTCGTCAGTATGACATCCGACCCACTATCTATGTACGTTTTGTGAACTCGGAAAACTGCTTCAGGAGCTTTTATATTCAACTCTTCAGGGAGTTCGTCGTATCCCATTTTCATGAACTCTGTTCCATACGCTCCATCCAGAAGGAGCACTTTTTCCGTAAGAAGCTTTGCTACCTCATTTCTCTTTTTCATTCTTCTCCCTCCAGCCGATGAAGGCAGTTATGGTTTTTCTGGGGATAAGAATGTACGAATCTTCGATTATTTCAACGTCTACAACTCCTTTAAATAGCTCTGCTATTTTTTTGTTCAACGAAATGGGAAGGTCACCATAACCTGGTGATATTCTGAAGCTTCCTTCCATGTCAGAACGTTCAATTCTCAGATTTGAATCCACCATTCTGAGAGCGTACTCTACCATTTCAGAAGCGATGCTATCAATGAAAAAACCGAGGAGGTCGTTACCTTCCCTGAAGAACTCCTCAATCTTATTATCCACTTCCTTACCCAGTGTGGCGAGAAGGACTGTTATAATCTTGCTACCCTTTAGATGCTTTTCGACAAGCTCTCCTGTGAGTTCTATATCATTAAAGGAGAGCGAATCTTTTACTTTGAAATCTTCCCAAACAACAACAGGTCGTGCGACTTTCAAAAGTTCTTCGTACGCTTTTTGAACGTGTGTTCTGAACTCGTCTGGTATCTCTTTGATTTTCCCAAAACCAAGTATGGCTTTCAGCACGTTATCGGGTATTTTTACCGATCTTGGATCTATCTCAATTTTTTGCAATCTCTACCACCTTCCTTATCTTTTCAAGGTCTTTAACGATCGCTACTATGTAAAAACCGTCTATAACGTTTTTGGTTTCTTCAACGAATTTCAAAACTGCTTCAAAGCTCTTTTCTTTGACGTATTCATCACCCTTTTCAGATGAATCGATGATTTCCTTGGGGATCTCTATTCCTGGAACACCGGAGAAGTATCCCACTTGCTTGACACTTTCGAAGAACACGATGGAAGCGAGTATTTTTGTGTTCAATTTATCCTTCAAAGTGCGGGCTACATTGCCTTGAAAAAGGGGTTGTGTAACCAGAAAATCTATTCCCGCTTCTATTTTCTGTTTTGCTCTTTCTATATCTTTGTTGCTAAAAGGATTCAACGCTCCTCCCACAAAAAAGTTGGTTTTTCCGTTCATTTTGTTTCCCGCAAGATCTTTTCCTTCGTTCAGAAGTTTTGTGAGGCGAATGAGATCCAATATA
The Thermotoga sp. KOL6 genome window above contains:
- the mnmE gene encoding tRNA uridine-5-carboxymethylaminomethyl(34) synthesis GTPase MnmE, with the translated sequence MDTIVAVATPQGKGAIAILRLSGPSSWEIVKKHFRTGSKITPRKAIHGWIHERGEDLDEVIAIFYKSPKSYTGEDMVEIMCHGGPLIVKKLLDLLINAGSRMAEPGEFTKRAFLNGKMDLTSAEAVRDLIEAKSEMGLKLSLRNLKGSLKNFVENLRQELINILAEIRVELDYPDEVETDSEKVRSKIKEVHKKLTEQLEKATAGILLNRGLRMVIVGKPNVGKSTLLNRLLKEDRAIVTDIPGTTRDVISEEIVIGSILFKIVDTAGVRSETSDLVEKLGIERTLQEIEKADIILFMLDASTPLDDEDRRIIDKIKDKRYLVVINKVDVIERVDEEELKRKLGTNKHVVKISALKGEGLEKLEEAIYKETQEIFEKGSDSLITNFRQKQLLENVKKHLENALSSLENGFPIDLVSIDLERALQLLDEVTGRSFREDLLDTIFSTFCVGK
- the uvrC gene encoding excinuclease ABC subunit UvrC codes for the protein MKRKIERKIRLAPSEPGVYLFKKENVPIYIGKAKNLSARLKSYLTPSTEKVRNIVEESDDLEMIVVASEKEAFLLEANLIRKHKPKYNVRLKDTEFYPYIRISNDRIPYVEIVKRKLKDGLYFGPYTNTRFVKELLEVLQKIFGFRTCRSDLKRIKRPCFLYHLGQCVGPCIGNLGEHDKAIHKLKEFLSGRIREVLDYLQRKMETHAKMLDFENATKYRDLLFNLSNVLESQGVTFSENINCDVVVHDHDLFVVLRIREGYLMGKVSFEMEGGGIEDFIREYYVFGRGDIPESLIVEENLNGMDYTSLGFHYVGKPRSQIEEELLIKAKKNLENDLSLRGLKREALKELMKLINMEDFPYRIEGIDISHLQGKYTVASLVVFEDGFPKKNDYRRYRLNLDHPNDYEAIRKVVKRRYSKYPLPNLIFVDGGKGQVKAVLDALKDLKKDCPVVGLAKKEEIVVVKEKELALPLDHPALRLLVQIRDETHRFAVGYHRKRREKDSLKSILDEIPGLGPVRKKKLLEHFGSVENVRNASVEEIARVIGSNVIAKRILEKL
- a CDS encoding homocysteine S-methyltransferase family protein; this encodes MKKRNEVAKLLTEKVLLLDGAYGTEFMKMGYDELPEELNIKAPEAVFRVHKTYIDSGSDVILTNTFGATRMKLKKHGLESKLESIVRNAVRIARKAAGEKLVFGDIGPTGELPYPLGETLFEQFYENYKETVKIMVEEGVDGIIFETFSDILELKAAVLATRDISKEVFLVAHMTFDENGRSLTGTDPVNFALTFDEMDVDALGINCSLGPEEILPIFQELSQYTDKFLVVEPNAGKPIVENGRTVYPLKPEDFALHIDSYYESGVNIFGGCCGTTPQHVKLFRKVLGNRKPLQRVKKKIFAISSPSKLVVFDHFVVIGERINPAGRKKLWKKMLEGDEKIVADEAKSQVENGAEVLDINFGIESQINPEYVKKIVQSIPYTTNAPLSLDIQDIHLVEKALKVYPGRPLFNSSKVEEKEIEKKIELLRKYGGILVVLLMGKDVPKTFEERKKNFEKALKILEENNFVERVIFDPGVLPLGADGRPQEVLKTIEFLSELGFKTTVGLSNLSFGMPDRSFYNTSFLVLGVSKGLSSAIMNPLDEMMMKILNSTLVILGKKELPKTQVKEDKIVDAILSGKREELEKIVEEALKEKDPLSVIEDLLRPAMERVGELYDKGKIFLPQLILAAQTVKPVFDKLTSLLPADNQGATFVIATVKGDVHDIGKNIVASVIRSSGYRVIDLGKDVETEKIVETVEKEKPVALGLSAMMTTTVGKIKEVVEKLKEKGLKVPVIVGGASLNEKLAKELGADYYAKNASEAVKILKSIGR
- a CDS encoding inorganic phosphate transporter gives rise to the protein MAFSIGANDVANSMATAVGARAITVRQAAFIAMFLEFLGAVMFGAHVSQTIVKGIVKVEMVQPVELMYGALSALLAASLWILIATNWGYPVSTTHSIVGGMIGFGLVATGFTGINWKTFFFIVLSWIISPLLGGALSFVIFKIISLTIFHTKNPKKSSVFTVPFFISLAVFTMISLFIRKTLKQSLNESIILAIVSAAIVFFVVHALVKKLIQKGKNEYDLVEDVFKRAQILTSCYVSFSHGANDVANAAGPVAAVMIVASTGVIPKTVEIPLLALVLGGIGISMGVYFMGQKVMETVGEKITTLTNSRGFTVDFSTATTVLLASSLGLPISTTHVVVGAVTGVGLARGLEVVNVGILKNIIISWFLIVPTVAATSAGIYYVLKLVLKF
- a CDS encoding pseudouridine synthase — translated: MRLDRYLSNRGIGTRKEVKKLIKQGRVIVNDKVVQKPDYKLSKNDVVKLDGKVVDLPDKVYILFYKPAGYVTSTKDPHAETIMEFLPPIKGIFPVGRLDKDAEGLLLVTNDGQLAHRIISPKWSVEKEYIVRVDGEITENKLEKLTKGVILKDGFFAKAKFVERLSSDTLRMVITEGKYHQVKRMTAAVGLRTIRLKRVRIGNLILPEDMKPGEYRFLTEEEVKTIFEEKN
- the mnmG gene encoding tRNA uridine-5-carboxymethylaminomethyl(34) synthesis enzyme MnmG; translated protein: MRPDDDRIYDVIVVGAGHAGIEAALAAARMGFRVLVLTVNPDTVGWAPCNPAIGGPAKGVVVREIDALGGEMAKTTDETMINVRMLNVSKGPAVRALRAQIDKISYSRTMKRKLETHPNIVLRHGIVEKLLVENGKVKGVVDNYGIDYLGKAVIITTGTFLRGKIFIGRSVFPAGRMGEFPATKLTQSLIELGFDVGRFKTGTPARVLKRSINFSIMERQDTSDEPLAFSFFNEPKILPKDYPCWLTRTNPETHSVIRQYLEFSPLYGSVKLIEGIGPRYCPSIEDKVIKFRDKESHQVFVEPEGKDTEEYYLNGLSTSLPYEAQIKMIRSVRGLEKAIITRPAYAIEYDYIDPRQLYPTLESKIVENLFFAGQVNGTSGYEEAAGQGLIAGINAALKLRGEPPLILKRSEAYIGVLIDDLVTKGVDEPYRLLTSRAEYRLLLRHDNAHLRLTKYGYRVGLIPKWFYEKVLNLEMKVKGEMERLKKVIVKPSDRVNEILVEVGTSSLKEAVSLYQLLKRPELKYEVLKQLDPNPIEDPEVVEQVEINVKYEGYIQKMFEEVSIFEKYENFQIPPNIDYDTVPNLSTEARDKLKKVKPRSIGQAMRIPGINPSDISNLIVYLDGKKR
- the hup gene encoding DNA-binding protein HU, with protein sequence MNKKELIDRVAKKAGAKKKDVREILDAILETITEALSKGEKVQLVGFGSFEVRKAAARKGVNPQTKKPITIPERKVPKFRPGKALKEKVK
- the dnaN gene encoding DNA polymerase III subunit beta, giving the protein MKVITTTLELKDKVTMASKALAKKSVKPILAGFLFEVKDGSFYICATDLETGVRANVNAVEISGEARFVVPGDIFQKLVKVLSEDTTELSLEGDTLVITSGSTVFRVTTMPADEFPDISPAESGISFEVDTSLLEEMVEKVIFAAATDEFMRNLNGVFWELHKNLLRLVASDGFRLALAEEQIENEEETNFLLSLKSMKEVQNILKNTTEPSVTIRYDGRRASLTTNDVETVMRVVDAEFPDYKRVIPETFKTKVIVSKKSLQESLKRIMVIASKGSESVKLEIEESTMKLMSKNPEYGEVVDELEIQKEGEDLVIAFNPKFISDVLRHIETEEIEMNFVDSTSPCQINPLDISGYLYIVMPIRLA